A single Bosea sp. PAMC 26642 DNA region contains:
- a CDS encoding metallophosphoesterase family protein, with protein MFKLAHLSDPHLGPLARFSLHHLLGKRATGYVNWRRNRRHAHDMAILALIVADLRGQSPDHVACTGDVSHLGLPNEFKTAVTFLDTLGERAAVSFVPGNHDAYTRSSLKSVAHYLGPWCSGDDGVPGYPWYRRSGPVALIGLNTGVPTLPLMATGRVGRTQMVKTEALLDRARDEGLIRVILIHHPPYVGGARRSRELVDAEAFEAMLKRKGADLILHGHNHRFSLAWRPGPARDIPIVGVPSASIGPLGHGEMAAWHLFKIEGDGATPHISVEQRAFEPDGTVILRQEIALHTKPV; from the coding sequence GTGTTCAAGCTCGCGCATCTGTCCGACCCGCATCTGGGCCCGCTCGCGCGGTTCTCGCTGCATCATCTGCTGGGCAAGCGCGCCACCGGTTATGTGAACTGGCGGCGCAACCGCCGGCACGCGCATGACATGGCGATCCTGGCGCTGATCGTCGCCGATCTGCGTGGCCAGAGCCCTGATCACGTGGCCTGCACCGGCGACGTGTCGCATCTCGGCCTGCCCAACGAGTTCAAGACAGCCGTCACCTTCCTCGACACGCTGGGCGAGCGCGCGGCGGTGAGCTTCGTGCCCGGCAATCACGACGCCTATACCCGCTCATCCCTCAAGTCGGTCGCCCATTATCTCGGCCCCTGGTGCAGCGGCGATGACGGCGTACCCGGCTATCCCTGGTATCGCCGCAGCGGCCCGGTAGCGCTCATCGGCCTCAACACCGGCGTACCGACCTTGCCGCTGATGGCCACGGGCCGCGTCGGCCGCACCCAGATGGTCAAGACCGAGGCCCTGCTCGACCGCGCCCGCGACGAGGGGCTGATCCGCGTCATCCTGATCCACCATCCCCCTTATGTCGGCGGTGCGCGCCGCTCGCGCGAACTGGTCGATGCCGAGGCCTTCGAGGCCATGCTGAAGCGCAAGGGTGCCGATCTCATCCTGCACGGCCACAACCACCGCTTCTCCCTGGCCTGGCGGCCGGGGCCGGCGCGCGACATCCCGATCGTCGGCGTCCCCTCGGCCTCGATCGGTCCCCTGGGTCATGGCGAGATGGCGGCCTGGCATCTCTTCAAGATCGAGGGTGACGGCGCCACGCCGCACATCAGCGTCGAGCAGCGCGCCTTCGAGCCCGACGGCACGGTGATACTTCGCCAGGAAATCGCGCTTCACACGAAGCCGGTGTGA
- a CDS encoding ABC-F family ATP-binding cassette domain-containing protein, translated as MAPLLHLRDVALTFGGQPLLEAAEIAVSAGERVCLVGRNGSGKSTLLKIAAGLVDPDKAERFVQPGSTIQYLPQEPDFTGYKTSLAYVEAGLGPGDDHYRAQYLVSELGLTGEEDPATMSGGESRRAALARVLAPEPDILLLDEPTNHLDLPVIEWLEQELKSLRSAMVLISHDRRFLTSLSRATIWLDRGLTRRMDKGFGEFEAWRDEVLAQEELDRHKLDRKIAREEDWLRYGVSARRTRNQRRLGELHGLREQRRTARSSVGNVRLEASDAQTSGKLVIEAVNVAKAFGSNVVIKDLSLRVARGDRIGIVGPNGAGKTTLINLLTGALAPDSGTVKLGVSLNMVTLDQRRESLDPATPLGDALTGGGSDQVMVGDTPRHVIAYMKDFLFQPLQRRTPVGALSGGERGRLMLARALAKPSNLLVLDEPTNDLDLETLDLLQELLADYQGTVLLVSHDRDFIDRVVSATLISDGDGVWTEFAGGYTDMIAQRGRGVGAKARVVAGKGAVEEAMPTIAAPALVNKRKLSFNEKHALETLPKRIEVLQAEAAKLSAAMAGDLYTRDPKLFAKATTRLEEVTREIGQAEERWLALEMLSEEIGA; from the coding sequence ATGGCCCCCTTGCTCCATCTGCGCGATGTCGCGCTCACCTTCGGCGGACAGCCGCTGCTCGAAGCAGCCGAGATCGCGGTCTCGGCCGGCGAGCGCGTCTGCCTCGTCGGGCGCAACGGTTCTGGCAAATCGACGCTGCTGAAGATTGCGGCGGGCCTCGTCGATCCCGACAAGGCGGAGCGTTTCGTGCAGCCGGGCTCGACCATCCAGTACCTGCCGCAGGAGCCGGACTTCACCGGCTACAAGACCTCGCTCGCCTATGTCGAGGCGGGCCTGGGACCCGGCGACGACCACTATCGCGCGCAGTATCTCGTCTCCGAACTCGGCCTGACCGGCGAGGAGGACCCCGCCACCATGTCGGGCGGTGAATCGCGCCGGGCGGCGCTGGCGCGCGTGCTGGCGCCCGAGCCCGACATCCTGCTGCTCGACGAGCCGACCAACCATCTCGACCTGCCCGTGATCGAATGGCTGGAGCAGGAGCTGAAATCGCTGCGCTCGGCGATGGTCCTGATCAGCCATGACAGGCGCTTTCTCACCTCGCTGTCGCGGGCGACGATCTGGCTCGATCGCGGCCTGACCCGGCGCATGGACAAGGGTTTTGGCGAGTTCGAGGCCTGGCGCGACGAGGTTCTGGCCCAGGAGGAGCTCGACCGGCACAAGCTCGACCGCAAGATCGCACGCGAGGAAGACTGGCTGCGCTACGGCGTCAGCGCGCGGCGGACGCGCAACCAGCGGCGGCTCGGCGAACTGCACGGCCTGCGCGAACAGCGCCGCACGGCGCGCAGTTCCGTCGGCAATGTCAGGCTGGAGGCCAGCGACGCGCAGACCTCGGGCAAGCTGGTGATCGAGGCGGTCAACGTCGCAAAAGCCTTCGGCTCGAACGTCGTGATCAAGGATCTCTCGCTGCGCGTCGCGCGGGGCGACCGGATCGGCATCGTCGGCCCCAACGGTGCGGGCAAGACGACACTGATCAACCTGCTGACCGGTGCGCTCGCGCCCGATTCCGGCACGGTGAAGCTCGGTGTCTCGCTCAACATGGTGACGCTGGACCAGCGCCGCGAAAGTCTCGATCCGGCGACGCCGCTCGGCGATGCTCTGACAGGCGGCGGCTCCGATCAGGTCATGGTCGGCGACACGCCGCGCCATGTCATCGCCTATATGAAGGACTTCCTGTTCCAGCCGCTGCAGCGGCGCACGCCGGTCGGCGCGCTGTCTGGCGGCGAGCGCGGCCGGCTGATGCTGGCGCGGGCGCTGGCTAAACCCTCCAACCTGCTGGTGCTGGACGAGCCGACCAACGATCTCGACCTGGAGACGCTCGACCTGCTGCAGGAACTGCTGGCCGATTATCAGGGCACCGTGCTGCTGGTCAGCCATGATCGCGACTTCATCGACCGTGTCGTCTCGGCGACGCTGATCTCCGATGGCGACGGCGTCTGGACCGAATTCGCCGGAGGTTACACCGACATGATAGCCCAGCGCGGGCGCGGCGTGGGTGCCAAGGCGCGGGTCGTTGCAGGCAAGGGCGCCGTCGAAGAGGCCATGCCGACGATCGCGGCGCCGGCCCTGGTCAACAAGCGCAAGCTCTCCTTCAATGAGAAGCACGCGCTGGAGACGCTGCCCAAGCGCATCGAGGTGCTGCAGGCCGAGGCCGCCAAGCTGAGTGCGGCGATGGCAGGCGATCTCTACACCCGCGACCCGAAGCTGTTCGCCAAGGCGACGACCCGGCTGGAAGAGGTGACGCGCGAGATCGGGCAGGCGGAGGAGCGCTGGCTGGCGCTGGAGATGCTCAGCGAGGAGATAGGGGCCTGA
- a CDS encoding GNAT family N-acetyltransferase, translated as MTSLPLTIRRELPADSAAIERLHERAFGPGRFARTAFRLREGVPPDPRLSFAAHVGTFLVGSIRVTPVSAGGHQALMLGPLTVDPAFEGRGIGAALMNSSIDAARAAGYDLILLVGDAPYYARFGFRPIVPGQLVLPGPADPARFLALELVEGVLAQRSGAVTAIR; from the coding sequence ATGACCTCCTTGCCCCTGACCATCCGCCGTGAGCTTCCCGCCGATTCCGCCGCGATCGAGCGGTTGCATGAGCGTGCCTTCGGGCCCGGCCGCTTCGCCCGCACCGCCTTCCGGCTGCGGGAGGGCGTGCCGCCCGATCCGAGGCTGAGTTTCGCGGCCCATGTCGGGACCTTCCTCGTCGGCTCGATCCGGGTCACGCCGGTTTCGGCCGGGGGGCATCAGGCGCTGATGCTCGGGCCGCTGACGGTCGATCCGGCCTTCGAGGGACGCGGCATCGGGGCCGCGCTGATGAACAGCTCGATCGATGCGGCGCGCGCGGCGGGGTACGACCTGATCCTGCTGGTGGGCGACGCGCCCTATTATGCCCGCTTCGGCTTCAGGCCGATCGTGCCCGGACAGCTCGTGCTGCCGGGGCCGGCCGATCCGGCGCGGTTCCTGGCGCTGGAACTGGTCGAGGGCGTGCTGGCGCAGCGCAGCGGGGCGGTGACGGCGATCCGGTGA
- a CDS encoding NUDIX domain-containing protein, translating into MPKNRPPGAANDPLIRVRLRERALRRLFHLYFRLSRGMTLGVRGAVLNEAGQVFLVRHTYVAGWHLPGGGVEVGETLEDALAKELREEGLIRLTGPAMLHGVFFNRKMSRRDHVAVFVVRAFVVDGIKQADREIAEAGWFSLDDLPEGTTGATRRRLDEVTGRDAVAADW; encoded by the coding sequence ATGCCGAAAAATCGACCGCCCGGAGCGGCGAACGACCCCCTAATCCGCGTTCGGTTGCGTGAGAGGGCGCTGAGGCGGCTGTTTCACCTCTATTTCCGCCTTTCGCGCGGCATGACGTTGGGCGTTCGCGGGGCCGTCCTGAACGAGGCCGGACAAGTCTTCCTCGTGCGTCACACTTATGTCGCGGGCTGGCATCTTCCGGGCGGCGGCGTCGAGGTCGGGGAGACGCTGGAGGACGCGCTCGCCAAGGAGCTGCGCGAAGAGGGGCTGATCCGCCTGACGGGGCCGGCAATGCTGCATGGCGTGTTCTTCAACCGCAAGATGTCGCGGCGCGACCATGTCGCGGTGTTCGTGGTGCGGGCGTTCGTGGTGGATGGCATCAAGCAGGCCGATCGCGAGATCGCGGAGGCAGGGTGGTTTTCGCTCGATGACCTGCCGGAGGGGACGACGGGCGCAACGCGGCGGCGGCTGGATGAGGTGACCGGGAGGGATGCGGTCGCCGCCGACTGGTGA
- a CDS encoding glucose 1-dehydrogenase, whose translation MRLKGKTALITGAAQGFGFGIAETFVREGARVAVLDLNGEKAKEAAKAIGRKAFAVTCDVGKGKSVDKAVEKVIAKFGRLDIVVNNAGTTHRNKPMIEVTEEEFDRVFDVNVKAIYLMAKATIPHFREHGGGVVLNIGSTAGLRPRPGLTWYNGSKAAANLISQSMAVELAPDRIRVNAIAPVAGETPLLATFMGEDTPEKRAQFKSVIPWGRFSTPQDIANAALFLCSDEAEMVTGSVLAVDGGRCV comes from the coding sequence ATGAGACTGAAGGGCAAGACGGCGCTGATCACCGGCGCGGCGCAGGGGTTCGGCTTCGGCATCGCCGAAACCTTCGTGCGCGAGGGCGCGCGGGTCGCGGTGCTCGACCTGAACGGCGAGAAGGCCAAGGAAGCGGCGAAGGCGATCGGGCGCAAGGCGTTCGCCGTCACCTGCGACGTCGGCAAGGGCAAGAGCGTCGACAAGGCCGTCGAGAAGGTGATCGCGAAGTTCGGCCGGCTCGATATCGTCGTCAACAATGCCGGCACCACGCATCGTAACAAGCCGATGATCGAGGTGACCGAAGAGGAATTCGACCGCGTCTTCGACGTCAATGTGAAGGCGATCTACCTGATGGCGAAGGCGACCATCCCGCATTTTCGCGAGCATGGCGGTGGCGTCGTCCTGAACATCGGCTCGACGGCCGGCCTGCGGCCGCGCCCGGGCCTGACCTGGTACAACGGCTCGAAGGCCGCGGCGAACCTGATCTCGCAGTCGATGGCTGTCGAACTCGCGCCCGACCGCATCCGCGTCAACGCGATCGCGCCGGTGGCGGGCGAGACGCCGCTGCTGGCGACCTTCATGGGCGAGGACACGCCCGAGAAACGGGCGCAGTTCAAGAGCGTCATTCCGTGGGGCCGCTTCTCGACGCCGCAGGACATCGCCAATGCGGCGCTGTTCCTGTGTTCCGACGAGGCCGAAATGGTGACGGGGTCGGTGTTGGCGGTGGATGGCGGGCGCTGCGTCTGA